GGTTCCCTGCCGTCTGTCCTTCTGTGAGAACCTCGGCGAAGTGGGATCCGCGTCAAGGGCCGGGTGTGCACGGCAAGATCCCAGGAAGGTCTGGGTCCTGGGGGcgagggtgggggtggagtggggtgtTTAACGTCAATCTTGAAGAACAGGGGCGACGGGGAACCCGGAAGGCTGGAAATTTAAAATGCGCACTGAATTCGGACAGATTCCAAAATCTGAAGTCGTAACAGTCCCCGCCCGTCCGGTGTCGGAAGACAAAAATACATAGTGAAGAGATGAGTCAGCCCAGGCTGGAAGCGAGGAGCAGACCGGGTCCGGAGAAAGGACACGATGTGGAGGATACTGTTGCTGGTCTCCTGTTTCGTCCTTCCCTCTCTGGGACAGGGTAGGTAGCGGGTCGGGGTGTCGCGGCACAGGGAAGGGTGTTGTCGCAGACAGGGTACAAGTTTTGCCACTGGTTTCTCCGAAGTGCGTTTGAAAAACTCCGGACTTTTGGCAAAATCGGGAAGATGGGTTGGTGGGGGGCGAGGGGCGGTGGAGTTGGTCGCTCTTTGACCTTGCCCCTTCCGGAATCGGTTACTGACCCGAGAATCAATGGTCCGGACGTCTACACGCCTAGTAGTCGGAGCGTTGGGCACTAACCGGACAGAGTCCGACTGATGGCCGCACGGTGTAGGGGTTTGGGGCGCGTAGAtggagccgggggggggggagggtgctgTGCCAAGGGAGCGCCCCCTCAGCAGGGACTTAAATGAGAAGCGGGCGGCGCCGGGGGCAAGGGGGTGGGGACAGAGTCAAGTGCGCTCCTTCGTAAACATGACGGACCCAGCTGCCTCCTGGGGAGCGGGTAAatacatccctccctctgtgcCCTGCGGGCAGTTGATGGGACCCATTCAACAGGATAACAGAACAACTGCTCCCTACCCCACCGACCTGACCTGCCGGGTGTTTACCCGTTTGCCCTGCTTACATTCGGATTTTCAGCACCGTTCGTCGCCTTTGGCAAGGTTGTTTGTGTGGGATTTTAGGACCATCAGAAACAGGAACAGGAGACGCCCTTTCGGCTTTAAATAAGATCATAGCCGATCTGGTCGTGGATttagctccacctacctgcctttcccccataatccTCAATTCATCTGCTAAACAAACATTTGCTGTGCCCAAAATTGGACTTGTTTTAAAAAGAAGTGCTTTGGCGGGGAGAAGGTTCGCGATTGTGCCCTGGTGGACGGATGCTGCCCCAGTCCGGTCTCTCAGTTCTCCGTGACTGCCTTCAGACCCTGCTGGAAGCCCCCTCCCGTCTGTTAGAGAGTCAGAGATAGAAACCTCCATGACTTCGTCGAGTTTGGcccgtatccctctgaaccttcccTGCCCAGCTGACCTCTATTGCATCcgcttctaccacttcctctggcagttcatttcatGTATCCGCCGTCCTCCGTGTATGAAAaaaaacattgcccttttcaaataataaacacaaaacaTTCTCCAAGAGCTGAAAACCCTTGTGTAAaagaaagtgctggagaaactcagaaagcactttttaaatctttcccctctcaccttaaacccgccgcccccccccctccgttttagaccccccccccaccactctggGAACAAGGCTGTGACCGTACGCCTTATCTACAACCCTCGTGATTTTAGAAACCTCTAGGTTCGCCCCTCGgcatccttcactccagggaggcTTGGTGCACCCATTCCACACTTGCAgccccctctgagtgaagaaattcccttaaacatttcacccttagcCCGTGGTCTCTAAtactagtttcacccaacctcggtgCAGAAAAAAGCCTACTTGCGTTTACGCCATCTGTACCACTCGAAATtgtgtatcaaatctcccctcgctGTCCTCTGCATCGACTCAACCTTTCCAGAGAAAACGGTCATAAGCTTATTCAGCCTCTCCTAAACCAAAATATAGATGCATAATATTATAATATAGATacatgctgtgtacatacatctactgatgcttccggacacatcttcagtgatgttcctggaatcatcgggtgtttcgggtctttcaacatcatacaacctcctccaggtgacccagccagggctgaccagaccccagcttgtgtccagatggctagctacttacgactccatggctcccctcttctgagccacagccatcttgaggccctctctgccgcatcggtggtactgcggatggctctcctcttcctctctccctcgatgcccaaaatgctgaaggctctagctaaagaaagggcggcaaatcccctacaaccaacctccactgggagacacctcgctctccatccagcctgctgacagttgctgaccagtcctgcgtacttggagagcttcctttcaaaggcctcttccaagcgatcttcccatgggactgtcagctccagcagcaccacttgcttagtagactcagacactaggacaatgtctggtcgcagggtggtggctgcgatatggttggggaacttcagctgctgttcaaggtccaccaacagctgccagtcccttgcagaggtcagaatgcctgcagatgttcttttggcaggtattggctgctccccagctctgacaaaggcaatggtctgcttggagggtcgggaccgcttcgcccactcaactcctgcactgacagcttcagcgatggtcttcaggacgtgatcatgcctccacctctaccgtccctcaccaagtgcccttgtaATACCTCTATAATAATAGAGCACTTTTCACACAGTCGATGCAGTTCAAAGTCCTTTACAATGGGATAACGAGCAAACCAAATGTAATCCCCTGGATTAAGACCAagctttattttattaattgaGTTATGCTGCTCAGTATTTTATTTTTTGCAATTTTTCTCAACATGGAATACGCGCTCTTTTAATTACACTATACAATCTAATATTTCatttttgctgtttaaaataaatattcaGTTGATTAAATTAGGGTTGTTGAATTAACCAATAGGATTTGTCTTGTTAACATTCAGGAGAGAATGTGGGGGAAAGAACGGGGAGCCATTTTCTAGAGAGAGCGCGGGATTGACGAAGGAGAATGGAATTGGACAATAAACGGAGCAGGAGGACATGGTGAAGCGCTCATTTGGAAAGATAGAGACAGATACCACGGTCAGAAAATTCTCATGCACACACTGGTCTGACGGAAAACGTGCAGATAACTTTTCGTTAGCTAGTTAGCACATGCCATTGGAGAAAGTTCGATGCTTGTTTCGCTTGGACTGAGTTTGCAAGCAAAACCGTTTCAGTACCAGAAGTAAATTATTGTTTCCAGGCGAACAGTAAATTTGCACGAGTGCATCAGTATTCATACAAGTAACAGTCTTAGGTTCCCTTGAAGGAACATTCAAACTTTTATTTGCCTGAATCATATTTACCCtagacttgtttatttattgaaacTGGCCCTGTCATCGTTATTCCGCGTGCATTGTCGAGTTGTGTTGCTTTCACCTTGTGTTCACAGTAACAGCTAACTCCTTACAAGCCTACTGTGAGAGGGCTACACATAAACTTAAGCGACAAACAGATGTTAGTTAAAACAGGTTAAATAAGTAGGTCTTGAGCTGGCGTTCAAAAGCGCCAGTTGAGTCTGAATTCCACAGTTTGGGAGTGTGGTTCAGAAAagttgacctgccaattatcttttgagaggAAATGTTTGAATTTAAGAGACCGGCGGAGGAAGACttgagagctcgagcaggattatgAAACGAAAACGGTTCTGTGATGTACTTCGGTCCAGACTGTCGAGAGCTTtatgagaactttaaaatcaaatcTAGAAGATAGAGGAGACCTATGCAGAGTAGTTAGGACGGGAGAGATAAGCTCCTTGTCCTGGTTGGAGTTAAAAGTCCAGCAGCGGTGTTCTGAATGAGTTGGAGTTTGTCAGAAGTTTTCTTTGTAAGGCAAGTAAAAAGTTTAATTACAGTAATCTAGTTTATTCGATATAAAGTTCGAGTTCaacttcagtttattgtcattcaaccatccaCATGTATACcagcaaatgaaacaacgttcctccagactcacagtacatataactcacacacaacacataaagtgatATTAACACAAATAGATTAACAAATAACAAGGTACATTTGCAATACAAGTTAAAGAGTCAACAGTGTAATGCTACTGGCTCAttatatgtgatgagacctgggtggtgacagggagtacagtggtctcacggcctggggtaaaaggatgtttctcatcttaacagttcttgtcctaaagctatggtacctcctgcccggTTGTTGTTCAGTTCTGatgagacctgatgaaggatctcgacccgaaacattggctgttaattcctctccgtcgatgctgagttcctccagcattttgtgggtgttgctcataTTTTAACCAATATCTTCCGAATTAGATGATAACAGAGAAGAAGGCCAATTCATCGAGCAGTCGGAGATCACCATTCCCCTCCCTGCGTTACTGACAGAGGAAGAAGCCATCCCAAGCGATGCAGCAGAATACCCCTCGAGGGAGGTGCCGAGTGTCTCGTTCCCTCTGGAACGTCCGAACACAGACAACATCGACTCCGTCTGCCAGTACCTGGGTCGGCGGAAGACTTACCCTCCCGGGTCTCTGCCCACCACGGGGTTTGGGCACCTCCAACGTCAGGCCGACGCGCTACAGAGGATGGAGGAGAGTTTCGCCAGCTGCTGCCGCGGGCTGAACCTGGAGGAGCGAATGGAGTGCGCCCTGGGCGGGGTAAGACCACCTCCCCCGCCCCGCTCGCCACACACAAACGCCCTGAGCCGCCCGCCATCGGGGTTGAAAGGGTGGAATAGGAAATGTCGTGGGCTGAGTGAGGCGGGGGAAGTGGGGTTCTCCCTATAACCCATCCCACCGCTGTCAGACGCAGCTGGGATCTTCCTGTGCAAGGCTACACGTCAGCCACACATCAACAAGGAACTCTGCCGCGATCCCCGTGCTCCCCTCACTTAAAAAAATTCTCATCCTCATAGAAcctagcacaggaacaggcccttcggcccatcatgtccatACTGAACTCAACAGTGAATTAAACTAAATATTTTTTTGCCTGGACGTGCCCCATTCCTTTCACACACACGTGTCTGCCTAATGGCCTTTTAGAAGTCTCTGTCGTATATGCCTCCATCTCCACCCCAGGCAGCTCTGTCCAGGCTTTCTGTCTGTAAAGATAAATTGTCCCGTCCATTTGCCTTGAACACTTCTCATCTCATGAGATGTTTTCTTCACGTGATATTTCTATGCCGGATTGAGAGGGGTAGAGGTCAGAGCAATGGGATTGGTGTAGCTCGGTATGTTAGTCAGCAGGGCGGAAGAACCTGTGTAACTGCTGTCTGTCCGGCTTTCCTCACAGTGGAGGGAGTCGCTGGATCAGTTCTGCAAGGAAGAATACTCCATCAAGACCAGGGTGCACGATTGCTGCCGAGAGCGGGAAGAGGACAAGCGACACGAGTGCTTTGCCCTGGCTGCCCCCTCTCTGAGTTACCAGCCTCTGCCTGAAGGCACTGCGTTACCAGATCAAGGTGATTACCTGAGtatcatatccctctaaacctttcctatccatgtacctgtccatatccctctgaacctttcctatctgtgtccctgtccatatccctctaaacctttcctatccgtgtacctgtccgtatccctctaaacctttcctatccgtgtacctgtccgtatccctctaaacctttcctatccgtgtacctgtccgtatccctctaaacctttcgtatccgtgtacctgtccatatccctctaaacctttcctatccgtgtacctgtctgtatccctctaaacctttcctatctgtgtccctgtccgtatccctctaaacctttcctatccgtgtacctgtccgtatccctctaaacatttcctgtccgtgtacccgtccgtatccctctaaacctttcctatccgtgtacctgtccgtatccctctaaacctttcctatccgtgtacctgtccgtatccctctaaacctttcctatccgtgtacctgtccatatccctctaaacctttcctatccgtgtacctgtccgtatccctctaaacctttcctatccgtgtacctgtccgtatccctctaaacctttcctatctgtgtacacctgtccatatccctctaaacctttcctatctgtgtacacctgtccatatccctctaaacctttcctatccgtgtacctgtccatatccctctaaacctttcctatccgtgtacctgtccgtatccctctaaacctttcctatccgtgtacctgtccatatccatctaaacctttcctatccgtgtacctgtccatatccctctaaacctttcctatccgtgtacctgtccatatccctctaaacctttcctatccgtgtacctgtccatatccatctaaacctttcctatccgtgtacctgtccatatccctctaaacctttcctatccgtgtacctgtccatatccctctaaacctttcctatccgtgtacctgtccgtatccctctaaacctttcctatctgtgtacctgtccgtatccctctaaacctttcctatccgtgtacctgtccgtatccctctaaacctttcctatctgtgtacctgtccgtatccctctaaacctttcctatccgtgtacctgtccgtatccctctaaacctttcctatccgtgtacctgtccatatccctctgaacctttcctatccgtgtacctgtccgtatccctctaaacctttcctatccgtgtacctgtccgtatccctctaaacctttcctatccgtgtacctgtccgtatccctctaaacctttcctgtctgtGTACCTGaacacatccctctaaacctttcctatccgtgtacctgtccgtatccgtctaaacctttcctatccgtgtacctgtccgtatccctctaaacctttcctatccgtgtacctgtccgtatccctctaaacctttcctatctgtgtacctgtccatatccctctaaacctttcctatccgtctccctgaccgtatccctctaaacctttcctatccgtgtacctgtccatatccctctaaacctttcctgtctgtgtacctgtccgtatccctctaaacctttcgtatccgtgtacctgtccatatccctctaaacctttcctatccgtgtacctgtccatatccctctaaacctttcctatctgtgtacctgtccgtatccctctaaacctttcctatccgccTCCCtgaccgtatccctctaaacctttcctgtctgtgtacctgtccgtatccctctaaacctttcgtatccgtgtacctgtccatatccctctaaacctttcctatccgtgtacctgtccgtatccctctaaacctttcctatccgtgtacctgtccagagtcattgtcattcaaccatacacatgtataccagcaaaggaaacaacgttcccccagacacacagtacatacaactcacacacaacacatacggtaatattaccacaaatagatTAACAAATAACAAGGTACATTTgcaatacaagttaaaaagtcaaCAGTGTAATGCTCCTGGCTCCttatatgtgatgagacctgggtggtgataGAGAGTAGAGCGGTCTCACGGCCTGGGGTAAGACGCTGTTTCTCTTCCGAATAGTTCTTGTCCTAAAGCTGTGGTACCCCCTGCCTGGTGATAGGGGGCTAAAGAGATAGCTGGAGAGATGGGTGAGATCATTGACAATACCAAGGGCCCTGCGGACGCTGCGCTCCtggtaaatatctctgatggatagaagagagaccccgatcaTCCCCTCGGCAGTTCTCGCAATCCTTTGTAAGGACTTGCGGTCAGTTGCCCCGCGGTTCCCGTCCCGGACGGTGAAGCAGCCGGTCAGGAAACCAAGCTTGGTAACATCCCTTGAGTGTTTGCTGCACCGTTTCTAGTTGAATGACACTCTTGCTAGGCTCGGGCGACTAGAACAAGCACACAGCGATCCAAGTATGGCCTCGCCAGTGTCTCGTTCATTACGCCCCAAATTTTGTGTGGGAACTCAGACTGCCGAAAAGGGAGAGTGTGCCGAACACCTTCGGCCACGGATGTACATGAACAGCGCAGGGAATTGGCAGCGAGGCATCAGATAAAGGTGCCGTTCGGCCGTTTGTGAGTCTCAGAGTCAAAGACGActgcagcacagaatcaggctcttcggcccatttgGTTCATGCTGATCTGCCACTCGGAGGGGAGAAGAAAGGTTGTTGTTCAGTTCTGatgagacctgatgaaggatctcgacccgaaacattggctgttaattcctctccgtcgatgctgagttcctccagcattttgtgggtgttgctcataTTTTAACCAATATCTTCCGAATTAGATGATAACAGAGAAGAAGGCCAATTCATCGAGCAGTCGGAGATCACCATTCCCCTCCCTGCGTTACTGACAGAGGAAGAAGCCATCCCAAGCGATGCAGCAGAATACCCCTCGAGGGAGGTGCCGAGTGTCTCGTTCCCTCTGGAACGTCCGGACACAGACAACATCGACTCCGTCTGCCAGTACCTGGGTCGGCGGAAGACTTACCCTCCCGGGTCTCTGCCCACCACGGGGTTTGGGCACCTCCAACGTCAGGCCGACGCGCTACAGAGGATGGAGGAGAGTTTCGCCAGCTGCTGCCGCGGGCTGAACCTGGAGGAGCGAATGGAGTGCGCCCTGGGCGGGGTAAGACCACCTCCCCCGCCCCGCTCGCCACACACAAACGCCCTGAGCCGCCCGCCATCGGGGTTGAAAGGGTGGAATAGGAAATGTCGTGGGCTGAGTGAGGCGGGGGAAGTGGGGTTCTCCCTATAACCCATCCCACCGCTGTCAGACGCAGCCGGGatctgagaaacatagaaaacctacagcacaatacatgcccttcggctcacaatgctgtgcggaacatgtccttactttagaaattacttatccctctatttttctgaactccatatacctatccaggagtcccttaaaagaacctgttgtatccgcctccactaatGTCGCCGTAGCCCAATCTACgacctcaccactctctgcgaaaaaaaaactaacccctgacatctcctctgtacctacttccaaacaccttaaatctgtgccctcctgtgctagccatttcagccctggggaaaaagcctctgactatccacatgatcaatgcctctcatcatcttatacacctctatcaggtcacctctcatccatcgtcactccaaggaaaaaaggtcgagtttactcaacctattctcatgaggcgtgctccccaatccaggcaacatccttgtaaatctcctctgcaccctttctatggtttccacatccttcctgtagtgaggcgaccagaactgagcacagtactccaagtggggtgtgaccagggtcctatatagctgcaacattacttctcaacccttaaactcaatcccacgattgatgaaggccaatgcaccgtatgccttcttaaccacagagtcaacctgtgcaacagctttgaatgtcctatggactcggaccccaagatctctctgatcctccacactgccaagagtcttgccattcatgttctgccatcatatttgaccttccaaaatgaaccacctcacacttaactgggttgaacgccatctgccacttctcagcccagttttgcatcttatcgatgtcccgctgtaacctctgacagccctccacactatctacaacacccccaacctttgcgtcatcagcaaatttactaacctatcccaccacttcttcatccaggtcatttataaaaatcacaaagaataggggtcccagaacagatccctggggcacaccactagtcaccggcctccatgcagaataatacccatctacaaccactctttgccttctgtgggcaagccatttctggatccacaaagcaaagtccccttggattccatgcctccttactttctcaataagccttgcatggggtaccttatcaaatgccttgctgaaatccatatacactacatctgccgctctaccttcatcaatatgattagtcacatcctcaaaaaattcagtcagacttgtaaagcacgacctgcctttgacaaagccatgctgacaattcctaatcatattctgcctctgcaaatgttcacaaatcctgcctctcaggatcttctccatcaacttaccaaccactgaagtaagactcattgggcTATGATTTCCTgatctatctctactccctttcttgaataaaggaacaacatctgcaaccctccaatcctccagaacttctcctgtccccattgatgatgcaaagatcatcgccagaggctcagcaatctcctccctcgcctcccacagtagcctggggtacatcttgtccggtcccggtgacttatccaacttgatgcattccaaaagctccagcacatcctctttctcaatatctatatgctcaagcttttcagtccactgcaagtcatccctacaatcgccaagatccttttccgtagtgaatactgaagcaaagtattcactaagtacttctgctatctcctccggttccatacacact
The sequence above is drawn from the Mobula hypostoma chromosome 2, sMobHyp1.1, whole genome shotgun sequence genome and encodes:
- the LOC134337421 gene encoding extracellular matrix protein 1-like, which translates into the protein MWRILLLVSCFVLPSLGQDDNREEGQFIEQSEITIPLPALLTEEEAIPSDAAEYPSREVPSVSFPLERPNTDNIDSVCQYLGRRKTYPPGSLPTTGFGHLQRQADALQRMEESFASCCRGLNLEERMECALGGWRESLDQFCKEEYSIKTRVHDCCREREEDKRHECFALAAPSLSYQPLPEGTALPDQDDNREEGQFIEQSEITIPLPALLTEEEAIPSDAAEYPSREVPSVSFPLERPDTDNIDSVCQYLGRRKTYPPGSLPTTGFGHLQRQADALQRMEESFASCCRGLNLEERMECALGGWKESLDQFCKEEYSIKTRVHDCCRKREEDERHECFALAAPSLSYQPPVDTLHGKSSTCLPEGTASPDQENSHCQ